The candidate division KSB1 bacterium region CGGAAACAAATGTCCCGACGCCTTTCTCAGGATCAGGAAAAATGTCGGAATATGTTTCGAATTCGGATAATGTGACATCAAATGGCTTATCTCCCTCACCCTGCGCGGCTGCGATCAATTGCGGTAATCGTTTGTAACTATCGGGGCCCGCGATGAAATCAATATCCAAATGTTTATCTTCCAATAGATCCGTACGCAAGTTCGTCGCCATGCAGCCGAGTATGCCGATCAGCGGTTTGTTTCTTGTATCTTGTGTCTTGTTTCTTCTGTTATGATGTATCGAATGCACCCGCCCATAGATCTTCCGATGCGCATGCTCCCTTATCGCGCACGTGTTGAGCATAATAATATCGGCGTCGTCTTCCTTAGGCACGAATGTATAGTTTTCCTTCTTAAGAATGGCACGGACAAGTTCACTGTCGTACTCATTCATCTGGCATCCATACGTTTCCAAAAATACTGTTTTTTTGTCTTTTGTTTTGATGGTCATTTTATTATCGATTCAGAAAAACATACGGTAATCCTCGACTTCAATATAAGCCTTTTGGGAAGTCGAGGGCATCCATAGGTCTCTAAAAATATCTTTTTTTGTTGACGAATTACTTAAAGAATTTTATAAACTGGATAAATTTTACAATTTTGAATCAGAAAAAGACCTTCCAGGAGTATTGGTTATGGTTCTTGCTCCACATACATCCGCAGCAATTGTTGGAAGAGTAATAGGATTTTCAGAAACACAAGGTTTTTTTGCGCATCCGATGTTCCATGCTGCTACTAGGAGAGATTGTGATGGCGATGAGGCTTGCGTTATTTTATTGGTAGATGCATTACTCAATTTTTCAAGAAAATTTCGAATGCCGGCGGCACACTGAATGGTTTCACCACTAAGGATGCCACGGTTTATTTTGAAGTCATTCCTAAAAATGCCCTGGAAATGGCGCTGTGGATGGAATCGGATCGGATGGGATTCCTGCTAAGTACGGTGACCCAGGACGCTTTCATGAATCAACAGGAAGTTGTTCAGAACGAAAAAAGGCAACGTGTTGACAACAATCCATATGGCCATACAAGTTATGTAATTGGTAAATGTTTGTACCCGGAAGATCATCCTTACAACTGGCAGGTTATCGGTGAATTGGTAGACCTGAAAAATGCTGATTTGCAGGATGTGAAAGATTTCTATACCAAATGGTATGGCCCCAATAATGCGACTATGGTGATCGCAGGCGATTACGACAAAAAACAGGTGAAAGAATGGGTTGAAAAATATTTTGGTGAAATCAAATCGTCTGATCCCGTTACTGATCGTGAACCTATGAATGTTACTTTGGAGAGTTCAAAACGAGTTTATCATGAAGATAATTTTGCCAAATCACCGGAATTGAATATGGTATTCCCGACAGTCGAGCAATATAGCAAAGACGCTTATGCACTAGCTCTTCTGAGTGATCTGCTTGCGGACGGGAAAAAAGCCCCATTGTACAAGGTTTTGGTCGAAGAAAAGAAATTGGCGCCATCTGTCTCGGCATTTCAATCCAGCAATGAACTGGCAGGGTCTTTTCGAATTCGAATTCGGGCCTTTCCGGATAAGAATTTAAGTGAAGTAGAAGTTGCAATTTTTGCAGCCTTAAAAAAATTCGAGGATGAAGGCTTTACGGAAATGGATCTGTCAAGAATTAAGGCTAAACTGGAAACGGGCTTTTACAACAGAATTTCAAGTATTTTTTTCAAAGCGTATCAGCTCGCATCATACAACGAGTATGCCAACTCACCCGGCTTTATTTCACAGGATTTACAGAGTTCACTAAACGTTACATCAGAAGATGTTTTAAGGGTTTACAATACCTACATCAAAGACAAACCCTTTGTTTTGACCAGCTTTGTTCCCAAAGGTAAAACTGAACTTATTGCTGAAAATTCCGAGAGATTCCCGGTAGTGGAAGAGGCTATCGTCAAAATGAAGAAAGAAGAGAAGAAGGCGGCAACCGAAGCGATGGAAATAGTTAAAATTCCTACCAGTTTCGATCGTACCATCGAACCGGAAAAAGGTACCAGCCCGGAGCTTACAATACCGACAATCTGGCAAGAGGAGCTTGATAATGGTTTGAAAGTCCTGGGGATTGTGCATAATGAACTTCCGTTGGTTCAGTTTTCCCTGACTATAAAAGGTGGAATGTTGATGGATCAGATGGACAAGATCGGAGTTGCCAACCTGATGACGGATATCATGATGGAAGGCACCAAAAACAAAACACCGGTGGAACTGGAAGAAGCCATAGACGGACTGGGCTCGAGCATAAGAATGTTAACAACCAAGACATCTATCGTTATCCAGGCAAACATGCTTGCCTCCAAGTTTGAGGAGACTTTCGCCCTCGTCGAAGAAATTTTACTCGAGCCGCGATGGGATGAGAAGGAATTCGCCAGGGTCAAAGACGAAACCATCGAGACCATCAACCGAAGAAAAGCAAATCCCTCCACAATTGCAAGCGAAGTATTCTCCAAGCTTGTGTATGGTAAGGATCACATTCTGGCCAATTCTACTTTAGGTACGGTGGAGATTGTCGAGCAGATCACTATCGATGATCAAAAAAGTTACTATGAAAATTGCTTTTCTCCGTCTGTTGCCCATATAGCAATTGCGGGTAATATCTCCAAATCAAAGGCGATGAAAGCTTTTAAATCACTGGCTGAAAAATGGATGGCCAAGGAGGTAGAATTTACCCATTACGAGAATCTGCCGAAACAGGATAAAGCCACAATTTATTTTGTCGATGTGCCAAACGCCAAGCAGTCGCAGATAAGAATTGGCTACCTGGCGTTGGCGCAAACAGATCCTGATTACTATGCGGCAACTGTGATGAATTATAAGTTAGGCGGTAGTTTCAGCGGATTTTTGAACCTGATTCTCCGTGAAGAAAAAGGCTATACCTATGGCGCCAGAAGCGGATTTTCCGGTAATGTTTATCCGGGTCCATTTACAGCTTCATCAAGTGTAAGAAGTAATGCCACTTTTGAATCGATGGAAATATTTATCGAAGAATTGAATAAGTACCGTGAAGTTATTTCGGAAGAAGATTTACAATTTACTAAAAATGCATTGATTCTATCGAATTCCCGTCGTTTCGAAACCCTGGGCGCTCTACGCGGAATGCTGAATAATATTGCAACCTACAATAAACCAGTAGATTATATCAAAGATGAAGAAACTGTGATCCGCA contains the following coding sequences:
- a CDS encoding tRNA (N6-isopentenyl adenosine(37)-C2)-methylthiotransferase MiaB is translated as MTIKTKDKKTVFLETYGCQMNEYDSELVRAILKKENYTFVPKEDDADIIMLNTCAIREHAHRKIYGRVHSIHHNRRNKTQDTRNKPLIGILGCMATNLRTDLLEDKHLDIDFIAGPDSYKRLPQLIAAAQGEGDKPFDVTLSEFETYSDIFPDPEKGVGTFVS
- a CDS encoding insulinase family protein, which gives rise to MRYFIGRCITQFFKKISNAGGTLNGFTTKDATVYFEVIPKNALEMALWMESDRMGFLLSTVTQDAFMNQQEVVQNEKRQRVDNNPYGHTSYVIGKCLYPEDHPYNWQVIGELVDLKNADLQDVKDFYTKWYGPNNATMVIAGDYDKKQVKEWVEKYFGEIKSSDPVTDREPMNVTLESSKRVYHEDNFAKSPELNMVFPTVEQYSKDAYALALLSDLLADGKKAPLYKVLVEEKKLAPSVSAFQSSNELAGSFRIRIRAFPDKNLSEVEVAIFAALKKFEDEGFTEMDLSRIKAKLETGFYNRISSIFFKAYQLASYNEYANSPGFISQDLQSSLNVTSEDVLRVYNTYIKDKPFVLTSFVPKGKTELIAENSERFPVVEEAIVKMKKEEKKAATEAMEIVKIPTSFDRTIEPEKGTSPELTIPTIWQEELDNGLKVLGIVHNELPLVQFSLTIKGGMLMDQMDKIGVANLMTDIMMEGTKNKTPVELEEAIDGLGSSIRMLTTKTSIVIQANMLASKFEETFALVEEILLEPRWDEKEFARVKDETIETINRRKANPSTIASEVFSKLVYGKDHILANSTLGTVEIVEQITIDDQKSYYENCFSPSVAHIAIAGNISKSKAMKAFKSLAEKWMAKEVEFTHYENLPKQDKATIYFVDVPNAKQSQIRIGYLALAQTDPDYYAATVMNYKLGGSFSGFLNLILREEKGYTYGARSGFSGNVYPGPFTASSSVRSNATFESMEIFIEELNKYREVISEEDLQFTKNALILSNSRRFETLGALRGMLNNIATYNKPVDYIKDEETVIRNMTMESHNKLAQKYIDPSKMIFLVVGDAETQLEALKELGLGDPILLDTAGNPVGEYRISLILNE